The following are from one region of the Dreissena polymorpha isolate Duluth1 chromosome 2, UMN_Dpol_1.0, whole genome shotgun sequence genome:
- the LOC127865759 gene encoding uncharacterized protein LOC127865759 isoform X2, whose protein sequence is MVLGESSLAFFKDQKSESCIGSIDLTEITDVKSIDESSFVIITSTKTYTFTPCTKGNVVEWICAIKKCVNRDTQIQQNSTKSVVEEIHTVLPEAQSSIFGVKLKSTKLSRSSSESESRNSLQEGDAKRSNVNATSSHNDCPVQLELSEGEPDKKATGKVTEVSITRSWSESINKTVDYTAECRSTDNTKEESKQTSTSNMKYFDTTFIEVDTNNKPTATYATDNTGQNKSMEEINSPASYELPVNCCKNITEQKRDNRPLFQTFEITNSQTKCNSETIPMHANNVDRSNEWTCSTGLLADQTLEASEAQDDEENIKHDNGIMENCNSPLAAESETTSSKWKSEQSSPSELSKLVSVTALIKSSNSENNDVSKVQMRRPLSGLNESDELTKSKNKKHNNHLTEEVDMSEVVMRNSYRTSRNKSYRAEQSIGASGVQQNVSEATSTVEYNGPYTSADDEQSKTDDKSKEDEVLLADDVFANIFDTEESAVQMPMSSSTGVYRVAIEKLKRYLVEHRNGFEYDVDRSVHGSVDRLRQYFKIRQ, encoded by the exons ATGGTTCTTGGCGAGTCGTCGCTGGCATTTTTTAAGGACCAGAAG AGTGAATCCTGTATTGGATCCATTGATTTAACGGAAATAACGGACGTCAAATCTATTGACGAAAGTTCGTTTGTGATTATTACGTCCACGAAGACATACACATTT ACTCCTTGTACAAAAGGAAATGTGGTCGAGTGGATTTGTGCAATAAAGAAGTGTGTTAACAG AGATACACAAATTCAACAAAATTCAACAAAATCTGTCGTAGAAGAGATACACACCGTTCTTCCGGAGGCGCAATCTAGCATCTTTGGAGTGAAGCTTAAATCGACAAAACTTTCACGATCATCTAGTGAAAGCGAATCTCGTAACAGTCTGCAAGAAGGAGATGCGAAAAGAAGTAATGTTAATGCAACTTCTTCTCATAATGACTGCCCTGTTCAGTTAGAATTGTCTGAAGGGGAGCCAGACAAGAAGGCGACCGGTAAAGTAACTGAAGTTTCAATTACCCGATCATGGTCTGAAAGCATCAACAAAACTGTAGACTATACAGCTGAATGTAGAAGTACAGATAACACTAAAGAGGAGTCCAAACAAACATCAACAAGTAACATGAAATACTTCGACACGACTTTCATTGAGGTTGACACGAATAACAAACCAACAGCTACGTATGCAACTGACAATACAGGCCAAAATAAATCAATGGAAGAGATTAATTCTCCAGCGAGTTATGAATTACCTGTAAACTGTTGTAAAAACATTACGGAACAGAAACGAGATAACAGACCATTGtttcaaacatttgaaataacCAATAGCCAAACCAAATGCAATTCAGAAACCATTCCGATGCACGCAAACAACGTAGATCGATCAAACGAATGGACGTGCAGTACGGGCCTTCTCGCCGACCAAACACTAGAAGCATCAGAGGCACAGGATGACGaagaaaatataaaacatgataatggcataatggaAAATTGTAATTCTCCTCTTGCAGCGGAAAGTGAAACGACATCAAGTAAATGGAAATCTGAACAGTCATCGCCAAGCGAGCTGTCTAAATTAGTTTCAGTGACAGCTTTAATAAAAAGCAGCAACAGTGAAAATAATGATGTATCCAAAGTTCAAATGCGCAGACCGTTGAGTGGACTGAATGAATCCGATGAGCTAACAAAGTCCAAAAACAAGAAGCATAACAACCATTTAACTGAAGAAGTTGACATGTCTGAGGTTGTAATGCGAAATTCATATAGAACGTCAAGAAATAAGAGTTACAGAGCTGAGCAATCAATAGGAGCTTCAGGTGTACAACAAAATGTTTCAGAAGCGACTTCGACTGTGGAATATAACGGCCCTTATACATCTGCAGATGATGAGCAAAGCAAAACAGACGACAAAAGCAAGGAAGATGAAGTATTACTTGCCGATGATGTCTTTGCTAATATTTTTGACACGGAAGAGAGCGCTGTTCAAATGCCTATGTCTAGTTCAACAGGAGTTTACAGGGTGGCTATTGAAAAACTGAAGAGATATCTCGTAGAACATCGGAACGGTTTTGAATATGACGTTGATCGCTCTGTGCACGGATCTGTTGATCGATTGAGACAATACTTTAAAATCAGGCAATAG
- the LOC127865759 gene encoding uncharacterized protein LOC127865759 isoform X1, with translation MDTKYEGYVEKSVGVFKNKSKIWMVLGESSLAFFKDQKSESCIGSIDLTEITDVKSIDESSFVIITSTKTYTFTPCTKGNVVEWICAIKKCVNRDTQIQQNSTKSVVEEIHTVLPEAQSSIFGVKLKSTKLSRSSSESESRNSLQEGDAKRSNVNATSSHNDCPVQLELSEGEPDKKATGKVTEVSITRSWSESINKTVDYTAECRSTDNTKEESKQTSTSNMKYFDTTFIEVDTNNKPTATYATDNTGQNKSMEEINSPASYELPVNCCKNITEQKRDNRPLFQTFEITNSQTKCNSETIPMHANNVDRSNEWTCSTGLLADQTLEASEAQDDEENIKHDNGIMENCNSPLAAESETTSSKWKSEQSSPSELSKLVSVTALIKSSNSENNDVSKVQMRRPLSGLNESDELTKSKNKKHNNHLTEEVDMSEVVMRNSYRTSRNKSYRAEQSIGASGVQQNVSEATSTVEYNGPYTSADDEQSKTDDKSKEDEVLLADDVFANIFDTEESAVQMPMSSSTGVYRVAIEKLKRYLVEHRNGFEYDVDRSVHGSVDRLRQYFKIRQ, from the exons ATGGACACTAAATACGAAGGCTACGTAGAGAAATCTGTAGGG GTGTTCAAAAACAAGTCAAAAATCTGGATGGTTCTTGGCGAGTCGTCGCTGGCATTTTTTAAGGACCAGAAG AGTGAATCCTGTATTGGATCCATTGATTTAACGGAAATAACGGACGTCAAATCTATTGACGAAAGTTCGTTTGTGATTATTACGTCCACGAAGACATACACATTT ACTCCTTGTACAAAAGGAAATGTGGTCGAGTGGATTTGTGCAATAAAGAAGTGTGTTAACAG AGATACACAAATTCAACAAAATTCAACAAAATCTGTCGTAGAAGAGATACACACCGTTCTTCCGGAGGCGCAATCTAGCATCTTTGGAGTGAAGCTTAAATCGACAAAACTTTCACGATCATCTAGTGAAAGCGAATCTCGTAACAGTCTGCAAGAAGGAGATGCGAAAAGAAGTAATGTTAATGCAACTTCTTCTCATAATGACTGCCCTGTTCAGTTAGAATTGTCTGAAGGGGAGCCAGACAAGAAGGCGACCGGTAAAGTAACTGAAGTTTCAATTACCCGATCATGGTCTGAAAGCATCAACAAAACTGTAGACTATACAGCTGAATGTAGAAGTACAGATAACACTAAAGAGGAGTCCAAACAAACATCAACAAGTAACATGAAATACTTCGACACGACTTTCATTGAGGTTGACACGAATAACAAACCAACAGCTACGTATGCAACTGACAATACAGGCCAAAATAAATCAATGGAAGAGATTAATTCTCCAGCGAGTTATGAATTACCTGTAAACTGTTGTAAAAACATTACGGAACAGAAACGAGATAACAGACCATTGtttcaaacatttgaaataacCAATAGCCAAACCAAATGCAATTCAGAAACCATTCCGATGCACGCAAACAACGTAGATCGATCAAACGAATGGACGTGCAGTACGGGCCTTCTCGCCGACCAAACACTAGAAGCATCAGAGGCACAGGATGACGaagaaaatataaaacatgataatggcataatggaAAATTGTAATTCTCCTCTTGCAGCGGAAAGTGAAACGACATCAAGTAAATGGAAATCTGAACAGTCATCGCCAAGCGAGCTGTCTAAATTAGTTTCAGTGACAGCTTTAATAAAAAGCAGCAACAGTGAAAATAATGATGTATCCAAAGTTCAAATGCGCAGACCGTTGAGTGGACTGAATGAATCCGATGAGCTAACAAAGTCCAAAAACAAGAAGCATAACAACCATTTAACTGAAGAAGTTGACATGTCTGAGGTTGTAATGCGAAATTCATATAGAACGTCAAGAAATAAGAGTTACAGAGCTGAGCAATCAATAGGAGCTTCAGGTGTACAACAAAATGTTTCAGAAGCGACTTCGACTGTGGAATATAACGGCCCTTATACATCTGCAGATGATGAGCAAAGCAAAACAGACGACAAAAGCAAGGAAGATGAAGTATTACTTGCCGATGATGTCTTTGCTAATATTTTTGACACGGAAGAGAGCGCTGTTCAAATGCCTATGTCTAGTTCAACAGGAGTTTACAGGGTGGCTATTGAAAAACTGAAGAGATATCTCGTAGAACATCGGAACGGTTTTGAATATGACGTTGATCGCTCTGTGCACGGATCTGTTGATCGATTGAGACAATACTTTAAAATCAGGCAATAG